From a region of the Zingiber officinale cultivar Zhangliang chromosome 10B, Zo_v1.1, whole genome shotgun sequence genome:
- the LOC122030407 gene encoding transcription factor bHLH137-like yields the protein MTPFLNTIVNSTGRDHGDAANIFSDCFDYYFTLGAKSQIANVAATEASESFDIKSSVSVQVDNSGPSPTGSSITAKPCKEEKESKNSEKFRSKRGVNGGAQKGKEAKGVKFEEPPKGVIHVRARRGEATDSHSLAERLRREKISEKMKILQSLVPGCDRIKGKQLILEEIINYVQCLQNQIEILSMKPVSMSSLTGIDLDSPMDQAEAIPGPVPNDYQMMEQYLEPCLLASEHGPNLLSSQDGISLLMEGLNQTQGSPNHEEFNYLIN from the exons ATGACACCGTTTCTCAATACCATTGTGAATTCTACAGGCCGGGATCATGGAGACGCTGCAAATATTTTTTCAGATTGCTTTGATTACTACTTTACTTTGGGAGCCAAATCACAGATTGCTAATGTCGCAGCGACTGAAGCAAGCGAGAGTTTCGATATCAAGAGTTCAGTGTCAGTGCAAGTTGATAACTCAGGGCCTTCACCGACCGGAAGCTCCATCACTGCTAAGCCCTGTAAG GAAGAAAAGGAAAGCAAGAATAGTGAGAAATTTAGGAGCAAGAGAGGAGTTAATGGAGGAGCACAGAAGGGAAAAGAGGCTAAGGGAGTGAAATTTGAGGAGCCCCCTAAAGGAGTTATTCATGTGAGAGCGAGGAGAGGGGAAGCAACTGATAGCCACAGCCTCGCAGAAAGG CTAAGAAGGGAGAAGATAAGTGAAAAAATGAAGATTTTGCAAAGCCTTGTTCCTGGCTGTGACAGG ATAAAAGGAAAACAGCTGATCTTGGAGGAGATTATCAACTACGTGCAATGTTTACAGAATCAGATTGAG ATTCTCTCCATGAAGCCTGTTTCCATGAGTTCATTAACTGGAATCGACCTTGATAGCCCCATGGATCAAGCAGAG GCAATTCCAGGCCCAGTGCCAAATGATTACCAAATGATGGAGCAGTATTTGGAGCCTTGTCTTTTAGCGTCAGAGCATGGACCCAACTTGCTGTCGTCTCAG GATGGTATCAGCCTGCTGATGGAAGGGCTAAACCAGACACAAGGATCTCCAAATCACGAGGagtttaattacttaattaattag